A window of the Thermogemmatispora onikobensis genome harbors these coding sequences:
- a CDS encoding helix-turn-helix domain-containing protein, producing MPIRIKLRELAQQKGVSQSRLSRLADLNVGMIQRIYHDPYTNITLSTLEKLARALRVELAELIELDPPLEKEPEAGGS from the coding sequence ATGCCGATACGCATTAAGCTTCGTGAGCTTGCACAGCAGAAAGGGGTAAGTCAGTCGCGCTTGTCGCGTCTGGCCGACCTGAATGTCGGCATGATCCAGCGCATCTATCACGATCCATATACGAATATCACGCTGTCAACGCTGGAGAAGCTGGCGCGGGCCTTGCGTGTTGAGCTGGCCGAGCTGATCGAGCTGGACCCGCCGCTAGAAAAGGAACCAGAGGCAGGCGGCTCCTGA
- a CDS encoding helix-turn-helix domain-containing protein has protein sequence MYRLRVAELLKERGRTQSWLAREAKVPELLVRKMVREPTTYHPTYVTLDKIARTLKVRVEDLYEWVPDPEDQAS, from the coding sequence ATGTATCGCTTGCGAGTAGCTGAGCTGCTCAAGGAGAGAGGGCGGACCCAGTCATGGCTAGCGAGAGAAGCCAAGGTACCTGAACTGTTGGTTCGGAAGATGGTCAGAGAGCCGACGACCTACCATCCGACCTATGTCACGCTCGACAAGATTGCCCGTACCCTGAAAGTGCGCGTAGAGGATCTTTACGAATGGGTGCCTGACCCTGAAGATCAGGCGTCTTGA
- a CDS encoding class I SAM-dependent methyltransferase codes for MGSAQQQGEIWGARAQDWAELQERVLLPAYEEVLSRLQVGKGTRLLDVGCGAGLAAILAAERGAQVWGLDASSALIAIARSRLPAGDFRVGEMEELPYAEGSFDAVTGFNAFQYAANPVHALQEARRVTRPGGLVAMVVWGQARDCEHAATLAAVAALLPPPPPGSEAAGPFALSEPGKVEALMSQAGLTPQESGEVACPFEYPDAETAWRAISSAGPLVVAIRHAGEEKVKAAVLASLEPYRTNSGGYRQRNLFRYVIARA; via the coding sequence ATGGGCAGCGCTCAACAGCAGGGAGAGATTTGGGGGGCACGTGCTCAGGATTGGGCGGAGCTTCAAGAGCGGGTGCTGCTGCCGGCCTATGAGGAGGTGCTCAGTCGCTTGCAGGTGGGGAAGGGGACGCGCTTGCTCGATGTGGGCTGCGGCGCGGGGCTGGCTGCCATCCTGGCGGCTGAGCGCGGCGCTCAGGTCTGGGGCCTGGATGCTTCCAGCGCGCTGATCGCAATTGCCCGCTCACGTCTGCCCGCTGGCGATTTCCGCGTCGGCGAGATGGAGGAGCTGCCGTACGCCGAGGGGAGCTTTGATGCGGTGACGGGCTTCAATGCCTTCCAGTATGCCGCTAATCCGGTGCATGCGCTGCAGGAGGCGCGCCGGGTGACGCGCCCCGGCGGGCTGGTGGCGATGGTTGTCTGGGGCCAGGCCCGCGATTGCGAGCATGCGGCGACGCTGGCCGCGGTGGCTGCTTTGCTGCCGCCACCTCCACCCGGCTCGGAGGCGGCTGGCCCCTTCGCGCTCTCGGAACCGGGCAAGGTTGAGGCCCTGATGAGCCAGGCCGGCCTGACGCCCCAGGAGAGCGGCGAGGTGGCCTGTCCTTTCGAGTATCCCGACGCTGAAACGGCCTGGCGCGCCATTAGTTCGGCTGGCCCGTTGGTCGTGGCCATCCGCCATGCCGGCGAGGAGAAGGTTAAGGCGGCAGTCCTTGCTTCCCTGGAGCCGTATCGCACCAATAGCGGCGGCTATCGCCAGCGCAATCTGTTCCGCTATGTGATTGCCCGGGCCTGA
- a CDS encoding DUF2173 family protein produces the protein MEALDTVLAVEGAIVAFDFAPDGQLLASRSRTELTPETLKSLAQVSAAITQLFNSLAPALPALMGSGWSPQNGWLYCGGNLTLVVDNGRRAVVAEAAQVDLNRTVDALFRSR, from the coding sequence ATGGAGGCGCTCGATACGGTGCTGGCGGTCGAGGGGGCGATTGTGGCCTTCGATTTCGCTCCCGATGGGCAGTTGCTTGCAAGCCGGTCCAGGACCGAGCTGACTCCCGAAACGCTCAAGAGCCTGGCTCAGGTCAGCGCAGCTATTACTCAGCTCTTCAATAGTCTGGCGCCCGCGTTGCCCGCTCTGATGGGAAGCGGCTGGTCTCCGCAAAATGGCTGGCTTTATTGCGGCGGCAATCTGACCCTGGTGGTCGATAATGGACGGCGGGCTGTGGTCGCTGAGGCCGCGCAGGTCGATCTCAATCGGACCGTCGATGCGCTTTTCCGCAGTCGCTAA
- a CDS encoding helix-turn-helix transcriptional regulator yields the protein MRKGQTMVPPSFQQQSVLCPVLVGRAGLLSSLQECIERLEESRGQVILLVGEAGVGKSRLVAEMRRCAEQHGLLVLQGECFESTRSLPYGPFLDVLQTLLLQWPAPAAARLLEPTAGELSLLLPELSRLAGLTASSSVPTSSPSTTTAEWSLSPELRRRRLFWSFTRTFLHMASLQPLLLVIEDLHWSDETSLELLLYLARRLSDQPFLLLLTCRSEEQQQPLARFLAQLDRERLAIELSLPLLSRDEVGQMLTAILAAQRPLSASVAAPSSSAALLPPGLLDSLFTLSEGNPFLVEELLKSLLMSGRLVPTATGWRYQAPLSLPSVGAWRAERSLIPRSIREAVQQRLPLLSAEARQLLLLAAVAGRRFDLSLLQQVMGLAELQLLTLLKELIRAQLVVEVSAEHIAFRHELIRQAIYADMLVRECQLFHRALAEALERLEPARLEQRLNDLALHCYEAGLWEKALDYARRAGERALALQTPRAALLHFSRALEAAAHLGQPAPARLWHGRGTACALVGDFAQARSDYEQALQLAQAEGDERLVWQCLIDLGLLWSERAYEQAGLFFERARVQAERLGEPLLYAHSLNRLGNWLVNVGQPEAGLQAHRQALTIFEDRQDRPGMAQTRDLLGVASAIAGEPLAAVEHYGQAIALFRALQEYQGLVSSLAIRSTLTSRGLNEAVTIWAWPPAVCEGEAREALELAQRLDWPAGEVLAEHCFGLVLLSYGRFGQAQAHLQRALLLASAIDHQQWQVAARHHLARLFVLMLAPEEALRELETALPLAQKLGSSWWLGHLTVCQSLAYLLLRQFREAEARLSALLPAERPPRTLVERRLAWVAAELALARGRPAEALSRCDELLTASPTPPVSEQGQATALPSPWLLRLRAQALLALDQPEAAAETLASARESACASYELPILWEIYRLQAQVWLRLRSQEQARQSCREAARLIATLARSITEPPLRQRFLQRAAAMLPLSSVLRRWQPSHQGAGPATLTPREWEIALKVAAGKSNREIASELVLSERTVESHVSHILARLGFSSRTQIATWVLQQQPPLSQPS from the coding sequence ATGCGGAAGGGCCAGACGATGGTTCCTCCTTCTTTCCAACAGCAGTCAGTTCTCTGCCCTGTTCTGGTCGGGCGCGCGGGCCTTCTCTCAAGCTTGCAGGAGTGCATTGAGCGTCTGGAGGAGTCGCGCGGGCAGGTGATCCTACTCGTGGGCGAGGCAGGTGTGGGAAAATCGCGCCTGGTGGCGGAGATGCGCCGTTGCGCTGAGCAGCACGGACTGCTGGTCCTCCAAGGCGAGTGCTTCGAGTCGACGCGCTCTCTGCCCTATGGGCCTTTCCTCGATGTGCTGCAAACGCTCCTGCTGCAGTGGCCTGCCCCTGCCGCTGCCCGCCTGCTTGAGCCGACAGCCGGGGAGCTGAGCCTCTTGTTGCCCGAGCTGAGCCGGCTGGCGGGGCTGACGGCCTCTTCCAGCGTTCCCACGTCCTCACCATCGACCACGACGGCGGAATGGTCCCTGTCGCCCGAGCTGAGGCGGCGCCGTCTCTTCTGGTCCTTCACCCGCACGTTTCTGCACATGGCCAGCCTGCAGCCCTTGCTGCTCGTCATCGAAGATCTGCACTGGAGCGATGAGACGAGTCTTGAGCTGCTCCTCTATCTGGCACGTCGGTTGAGCGATCAGCCCTTCCTGCTGCTGTTGACCTGCCGCAGCGAAGAGCAGCAGCAGCCTCTGGCTCGCTTTCTGGCTCAGCTCGACCGTGAGCGCTTGGCGATAGAGTTGAGCCTGCCCCTGCTGAGCCGCGACGAAGTTGGCCAGATGCTAACGGCCATCCTTGCTGCACAGCGGCCTTTGTCTGCATCTGTAGCTGCGCCTTCTTCTTCGGCTGCTCTGTTGCCCCCCGGACTATTGGATTCCCTCTTCACACTGAGCGAGGGCAATCCCTTTCTGGTTGAGGAGCTGCTCAAGTCGCTGCTCATGAGCGGCAGGCTAGTCCCGACGGCAACGGGTTGGCGCTATCAGGCGCCGCTCTCATTACCGTCCGTCGGCGCCTGGCGAGCGGAGCGCAGCCTGATTCCGCGCAGCATTCGTGAGGCCGTGCAGCAGCGTCTGCCGCTGCTGAGTGCTGAGGCACGGCAGTTGCTGCTGCTGGCGGCGGTGGCCGGGCGACGCTTTGATCTGTCGCTGCTGCAGCAGGTGATGGGCCTCGCTGAGTTGCAACTGCTGACGCTGCTCAAGGAGCTGATCAGGGCGCAGCTGGTGGTTGAGGTCTCCGCCGAGCACATCGCTTTTCGCCATGAGTTGATCCGCCAAGCGATCTACGCCGATATGTTGGTGCGGGAGTGCCAGCTTTTCCATCGCGCGCTGGCCGAGGCGCTCGAGCGCCTGGAGCCGGCAAGGCTGGAGCAGCGTTTGAACGATCTGGCCCTGCATTGCTATGAGGCTGGACTGTGGGAGAAGGCCCTGGATTATGCACGGCGGGCCGGCGAGCGCGCTCTGGCCCTGCAGACGCCGCGCGCGGCTCTCCTGCACTTCTCTCGCGCGCTGGAGGCGGCGGCCCATCTGGGCCAGCCAGCGCCGGCGCGCCTCTGGCATGGGCGGGGGACGGCTTGCGCTCTGGTGGGCGATTTCGCTCAGGCCCGCAGCGATTATGAACAGGCGCTGCAACTGGCTCAGGCGGAGGGCGATGAGCGATTGGTCTGGCAGTGCTTGATTGATCTGGGTCTGCTCTGGTCAGAGCGCGCTTATGAGCAGGCGGGTCTCTTCTTTGAGCGGGCGCGGGTCCAGGCGGAGCGCCTTGGGGAGCCGCTGCTGTACGCCCATAGTCTGAACCGTCTGGGCAACTGGTTGGTCAATGTGGGACAGCCGGAGGCGGGCCTGCAGGCTCATCGTCAGGCGCTGACGATTTTTGAGGATCGACAGGATCGACCCGGTATGGCTCAGACGCGCGACTTGCTCGGCGTGGCCAGTGCGATCGCCGGGGAGCCTCTGGCAGCGGTGGAGCACTATGGGCAGGCGATTGCGCTCTTCCGCGCTCTGCAGGAGTATCAGGGACTGGTCTCCAGTCTGGCAATCCGCAGTACGTTGACGAGCCGCGGCTTGAATGAGGCAGTGACAATCTGGGCCTGGCCACCGGCGGTCTGCGAGGGTGAGGCGCGCGAGGCGCTGGAGCTGGCTCAGCGTTTGGATTGGCCCGCCGGGGAGGTGCTGGCCGAGCATTGCTTTGGGCTGGTGTTGCTCTCCTATGGGCGCTTTGGGCAGGCGCAGGCGCATTTGCAGCGCGCCTTGCTGCTGGCGAGCGCCATCGATCACCAACAATGGCAGGTGGCCGCCCGCCATCATCTGGCGCGCTTGTTTGTGCTGATGCTGGCGCCAGAGGAGGCCTTGCGCGAGCTGGAGACCGCTCTGCCGCTGGCTCAGAAGCTGGGTTCAAGTTGGTGGCTGGGCCATCTTACTGTCTGCCAGTCTCTGGCCTACCTCTTGCTGCGCCAGTTTCGCGAGGCCGAGGCGCGGCTGAGCGCTTTGCTGCCGGCGGAGAGGCCACCTCGCACACTGGTCGAGCGCCGCCTGGCCTGGGTCGCGGCTGAGCTGGCGCTGGCCCGGGGCCGGCCTGCCGAGGCTCTGAGCCGCTGCGATGAGCTGCTGACGGCTTCGCCGACACCGCCCGTCTCTGAGCAGGGGCAGGCGACGGCCTTGCCCAGTCCCTGGCTGCTCCGGCTGCGCGCTCAGGCCCTGCTGGCTCTTGATCAGCCCGAGGCCGCCGCCGAGACGCTGGCCAGCGCCCGCGAGAGTGCCTGCGCCAGCTATGAGCTGCCCATTCTCTGGGAAATTTATCGCCTGCAGGCCCAGGTCTGGCTGCGCCTGCGCAGCCAGGAGCAGGCACGGCAGAGCTGCCGCGAGGCCGCGCGCCTCATTGCGACGCTGGCGCGCAGTATCACAGAGCCGCCCCTGCGCCAGCGGTTTCTCCAGCGCGCCGCTGCGATGTTGCCGCTGTCGTCGGTGCTCAGGCGCTGGCAGCCCTCCCACCAGGGAGCAGGACCAGCAACGCTGACGCCGCGCGAGTGGGAGATTGCCCTCAAGGTGGCTGCGGGCAAGTCTAACCGCGAGATTGCCTCTGAGCTGGTGCTCAGTGAGCGCACGGTCGAGAGCCATGTGAGCCATATTCTCGCCAGGCTGGGCTTTAGCTCGCGGACCCAGATCGCTACCTGGGTCTTGCAGCAGCAGCCGCCGCTCTCCCAGCCCAGTTGA
- the ilvD gene encoding dihydroxy-acid dehydratase, with protein MAFDPRHRSRVLIDGRERAAARAMLKAIGFRDEDLQRPLIGVANTWIETMPCNFHLRRLAERVKAGIRAAGGTPMEFNTIAVSDGISMGTEGMKASLISREVIADSIELVSQGQMFDAVIALAACDKTLPGTAMALIRLNVPSLVLYGGSIAPGRFRGQDVTILDVFEAIGATAAGRMSESDLRELENVACPGPGACGGQYTANTMAMALEFLGLSPLGTASVGATDPRKDEVAERCGRLVVEMLHRGLTPRDILTRQSFENAIAGVAASGGSTNAVLHLLALAREAGIPLTIDNFDEISRRTPLIASLKPGGRYVALDLDRAGGTPLLAKRLIEAGLMHGDQLTPTGRTIGEEAAQAQEAPGQDVVRTVENPIKPNGGLVILKGNLAPEGCVVKIAGHERLYHRGPARVFDREEDAMQAVIGRQIQPGDVVVIRYEGPRGGPGMREMLGVTSAIVGEGLGETVALLTDGRFSGATRGLMVGHIAPEAAVGGPLAALRDGDTIVIDIEKRTVSVELSDEELAARLASWQPPTPHYTSGVFAKYAALVSSASEGAITRPPQPRASA; from the coding sequence ATGGCTTTTGATCCCCGGCACCGCAGTCGAGTGCTGATCGATGGGCGCGAGCGGGCCGCGGCTCGCGCCATGCTGAAGGCTATCGGTTTCCGCGATGAGGATCTGCAGCGGCCCTTGATCGGCGTCGCCAATACGTGGATCGAGACCATGCCCTGCAATTTCCATCTGCGCCGCCTGGCCGAGCGGGTCAAGGCTGGTATCCGCGCCGCCGGCGGAACACCGATGGAGTTCAATACGATCGCGGTCAGCGACGGTATTTCAATGGGCACCGAGGGCATGAAGGCCTCGCTGATTAGCCGCGAGGTGATCGCCGATTCGATCGAGCTGGTCAGTCAGGGCCAGATGTTTGATGCGGTGATCGCACTGGCGGCCTGCGATAAGACGCTGCCCGGGACGGCGATGGCGCTGATCCGCTTGAATGTGCCCAGCCTGGTGCTCTACGGCGGTTCGATCGCTCCCGGCAGGTTCCGCGGCCAGGATGTGACGATCCTGGATGTCTTCGAGGCTATCGGGGCGACCGCCGCCGGACGGATGAGCGAGTCGGATCTGCGTGAGCTGGAGAATGTGGCCTGTCCCGGCCCGGGAGCCTGCGGCGGCCAGTATACGGCCAATACGATGGCGATGGCTCTGGAATTCTTGGGCCTTTCTCCGCTGGGGACGGCCAGCGTGGGGGCCACCGATCCACGCAAGGATGAGGTGGCCGAGCGCTGCGGACGCCTGGTGGTGGAGATGCTCCATCGCGGTCTGACGCCACGCGATATTTTGACGCGCCAGTCGTTCGAGAATGCCATCGCCGGCGTGGCGGCCTCGGGCGGGTCAACCAATGCTGTGCTGCATTTGCTGGCGCTGGCGCGCGAGGCCGGTATTCCGCTGACGATCGATAATTTCGATGAGATTAGCCGCCGTACGCCGCTGATCGCCAGCCTGAAGCCGGGCGGGCGCTATGTGGCGCTGGATCTGGATCGCGCCGGCGGGACGCCGCTGCTGGCGAAGCGCCTGATCGAGGCGGGCCTGATGCATGGCGATCAGTTGACGCCGACAGGCCGTACGATCGGCGAGGAGGCGGCTCAGGCTCAGGAGGCCCCCGGCCAGGATGTGGTGCGCACGGTGGAGAATCCGATTAAGCCGAATGGGGGCCTGGTGATTCTCAAGGGGAACCTGGCGCCGGAGGGCTGCGTGGTGAAGATCGCCGGCCATGAGCGCCTCTATCATCGCGGCCCGGCTCGCGTCTTTGATCGCGAGGAGGATGCGATGCAGGCGGTGATCGGGCGCCAGATTCAGCCGGGCGATGTGGTGGTGATCCGCTATGAGGGACCGCGCGGCGGTCCGGGGATGCGCGAGATGTTGGGGGTGACGAGCGCTATCGTGGGCGAGGGCCTGGGGGAGACGGTGGCCCTGTTGACGGATGGCCGCTTCAGTGGGGCGACGCGCGGGCTGATGGTCGGCCATATCGCTCCCGAGGCGGCGGTTGGCGGCCCGCTGGCGGCCTTGCGCGATGGCGATACGATTGTGATCGATATCGAGAAGCGCACGGTGAGTGTGGAGCTGTCGGATGAGGAGCTGGCGGCCCGTCTGGCAAGCTGGCAGCCGCCGACGCCGCACTATACGAGCGGGGTCTTTGCCAAGTACGCGGCGCTGGTTTCGTCGGCTTCGGAGGGGGCCATTACGCGCCCGCCTCAGCCGCGTGCTTCGGCTTGA
- a CDS encoding mannosyltransferase family protein yields MGESSSSDQSSATRVAAPSPSPVRALSAMTPGRATALQSWLTALREALPAYLLSHALFVTLTYLAPLFTLPDFSAQALPPSSLVHSWQHWDAAHYASIARSGYVQWWQTAFFPLFPLLEQFGSLATLGSTHVAGLLIANLADLALLAVLYRLLTEDFSAALARRTLLCLVLFPSAFFLAAAYPESLFLLLSLLCFYCLRHQRWWLAGLCGLLAALTRPSGLLLIVLFVSEYGRRRGWRLRRLGPSALAAGLIPLGTALFALYCLLRFDDPLAFSHAQVRWNRYLDLPGLSVLHTAVLLLKGPLVSFTTLHEAFDLVCVLFMLVLVALAWVGPWRFPPALRGYALYALLFGLFALLWPMRDGDALNAFPRYLLEATPAFVVLGLLLEGEGWPRLRALLGCYPVCATALLSFALLQFLTGHWMV; encoded by the coding sequence ATGGGCGAGTCTTCTTCCTCAGACCAATCTTCTGCGACCAGGGTAGCTGCGCCCTCGCCCTCACCGGTGCGAGCGCTGTCGGCCATGACACCGGGCCGCGCAACGGCGTTGCAGTCCTGGCTGACGGCCTTGCGCGAGGCGCTGCCCGCCTATCTGCTGAGTCACGCTCTTTTTGTCACACTGACCTACCTGGCTCCGCTCTTCACGCTGCCAGACTTCAGCGCGCAGGCGCTGCCACCCAGTAGCCTGGTGCATAGCTGGCAGCATTGGGATGCTGCTCATTATGCGTCCATCGCTCGCTCAGGCTATGTGCAGTGGTGGCAAACGGCCTTTTTTCCGCTCTTCCCTTTGTTAGAGCAGTTCGGCTCGCTGGCGACGCTCGGAAGCACCCATGTGGCCGGCCTGCTGATCGCTAATCTGGCTGACCTGGCGCTGCTGGCTGTCCTCTATCGTTTGCTGACAGAGGATTTTTCGGCGGCCCTGGCTCGCAGGACGCTGCTCTGTCTGGTGCTCTTTCCAAGTGCCTTTTTCCTGGCCGCCGCTTATCCTGAGTCGCTCTTTCTGTTGTTGTCTTTGCTCTGCTTCTATTGCCTGCGCCACCAGCGCTGGTGGCTGGCCGGCCTCTGCGGCTTGTTGGCCGCGCTGACACGCCCCTCTGGCCTGTTACTGATCGTGCTCTTCGTCTCTGAGTATGGCCGCCGCCGCGGTTGGCGCCTGCGCCGTCTGGGTCCGAGCGCGCTGGCCGCCGGCCTGATCCCCCTGGGCACGGCCCTTTTTGCCCTCTATTGCCTGCTGCGCTTCGATGATCCTCTGGCCTTCTCACACGCGCAGGTCCGTTGGAATCGTTATCTGGATCTACCGGGGCTGAGCGTTCTCCACACGGCTGTCCTGCTGCTGAAGGGTCCTCTGGTCTCTTTTACGACCCTGCATGAGGCGTTTGATCTGGTTTGTGTGCTCTTCATGCTGGTGCTGGTGGCCCTGGCCTGGGTTGGCCCCTGGCGCTTTCCACCGGCGCTGCGCGGCTATGCGCTTTACGCTCTGCTTTTTGGCCTCTTCGCGCTGCTCTGGCCGATGCGCGACGGGGACGCCTTGAATGCCTTTCCGCGCTATCTGCTGGAGGCAACACCGGCTTTTGTGGTGCTGGGGCTGCTGTTGGAGGGCGAGGGCTGGCCTCGCTTGCGCGCACTGCTCGGCTGCTATCCGGTCTGCGCAACGGCCCTCTTGAGTTTCGCCTTGCTGCAGTTTTTGACGGGGCACTGGATGGTCTAG